GCGATCTTCGGATAACAAGATAACGTAGCTGCGGCAAGCGGCCGCCGTATCCATCACTTCAAAGCCGATGCCCGCGCTTAATAGACTGGCGCCAATGTCCGCGGACGGAAAACGCAACCGCGTTCCGGTTCCGAAGAGGACGATTTCGGGCTTGAGCTGGGTAATGGCCGTGAAGTGCTCGGGCAGCACCTCATCGAAGCGTTGGGGCGGCCAGTCGCGGAGAAGTTGCGTGGGCGTGATGATGAAGCTTTGCGTCAGGGTCTCCTCGTTGACCACGATGGCGCCCCGGCGATAGGAGCGGATGGCATAAGCGCCGGGATGACTGTGGAGATCAAGCCGCATCGGATCCTCGGCGGGATCGTCACTCACACCGGCGCTGGCCGCTTATTGAGCTTGCGCTGTAGCGTTCGCCGGTGCATTCCCAGACGCCGGGCGGCTTCGGAGACGTTGGCTCGGCACTCGACCAAAACACGCTGAATGTGCTCCCACTCGATGCGGTCCATCGAGATCGGGTGCGGCGCGGCCTCGGCGCGGGTATTGCCGTCGTCGCGGTGGAAGGCCGCCATGATCTCGTCGGCGTCGGTGGGCTTCGTCAGGTAGTAAGTAGCGCCGAGCTTTATAGCCTCGACGGCCGTGGTAATGCTGGCATAACCGGTGAGGACGACAATCTTCATCTCGGGATCTTGCGCCCGGAGCCGGGCCACCAGCGCGAGCCCCGAGGGACCGGGCATACGCAGATCGACCACGGCATAGCCGGGCGCATGCTGTTCGGCCAGCCGTAGACCGTCCTCGGCGTTGTGAGCGATGAAGGTATCGAGGCCTCGCCGGGCCAGCGCATCGCCCAGAACCTCGCAAAACGCGGCATCATCGTCCACCAGTATCACAGCAGGCGCCGGAGCTTCGAGCATGGCATCGATCATAACGGCTTCGCGGTCATTAAGGGAGTGAGCGGTAAGCCGATTTTGACGCATACACCGGAAGGCCTCCGCTCTTCCAGATCGAGCGTACCGCCGAGTCGATCGAGCGTCGT
This sequence is a window from Pseudomonadota bacterium. Protein-coding genes within it:
- a CDS encoding Mth938-like domain-containing protein, whose protein sequence is MSDDPAEDPMRLDLHSHPGAYAIRSYRRGAIVVNEETLTQSFIITPTQLLRDWPPQRFDEVLPEHFTAITQLKPEIVLFGTGTRLRFPSADIGASLLSAGIGFEVMDTAAACRSYVILLSEDRNVAAALLMIE
- a CDS encoding response regulator transcription factor, which translates into the protein MIDAMLEAPAPAVILVDDDAAFCEVLGDALARRGLDTFIAHNAEDGLRLAEQHAPGYAVVDLRMPGPSGLALVARLRAQDPEMKIVVLTGYASITTAVEAIKLGATYYLTKPTDADEIMAAFHRDDGNTRAEAAPHPISMDRIEWEHIQRVLVECRANVSEAARRLGMHRRTLQRKLNKRPAPV